One Littorina saxatilis isolate snail1 linkage group LG1, US_GU_Lsax_2.0, whole genome shotgun sequence genomic window carries:
- the LOC138965526 gene encoding ATPase WRNIP1-like yields MECPICGQTFPQATINSHVNECLNSSDDNDRSSARQSAEADDESGGHTRVSNAPTKRKGSSNWGSLQPMKSSTQADSSVSSAPSSAPKRARKTPAAKDARRDASTVSDNKTETADHVKVTSVREQSAADQEGSKHFHTPGSLRKHTVPSLPSTKSIITPTSQPQSQPLSSKPSSSKESFAPLAERVRPKDLEDYVGQDKAVGKESMLYSLLSSDHIPSVILWGPPGCGKTTLARIIANNCRSRGNAKFVSLSAAVCGVNEVKDTIKIARNDQKMFRKKTVVFLDEIHRFNKAQQDILLPHVEDGTITLIGATTENPSFQVNSALLSRCRVIVLDKLAAESILSILQRALPYIGAAVMESESIPTAASANESEVHVDSKALEMLSNLVDGDARAALNGLQMAVESKKPNASKGSCCAEQLKTGGGPGGNVVTTEDIKEGLQRSHVLYDKTGEEHYNIISALHKSMRGSDPSASLYWLARMLEGGENPLYIARRLIRFASEDVGLADPQALTQAVAAYQGCHLIGMPECEVLLAQCAVYLTRAPKSVEIYQAYQKAKTCVRQQQGPLPSVPLHLRNASTRLMKSLGYAKGYKYNPNYDGPVDQDYFPEELVGTDFFS; encoded by the exons ATGGAATGTCCGATCTGTGGGCAGACCTTTCCACAAGCAACGATAAACTCGCATGTGAATGAGTGTCTTAATTCCAGCGATGACAATGATCGTAGTTCGGCAAGGCAGAGCGCAGAAGCAGACGATGAGAGTGGAGGGCATACTCGCGTCTCAAATGCTCCCACAAAGCGGAAAGGTTCATCAAACTGGGGTTCTTTACAACCGATGAAAAGTTCTACCCAAGCTGATTCCTCTGTGTCATCTGCGCCATCGAGCGCTCCTAAACGGGCGAGAAAAACCCCAGCAGCAAAAGATGCGAGACGGGATGCCAGCACAGTGAGTGATAATAAGACTGAAACTGCAGATCATGTAAAAGTGACGTCTGTTAGGGAGCAGTCAGCAGCAGATCAAG AGGGATCAAAGCACTTCCACACTCCAGGCAGTTTGAGGAAACATACTGTGCCATCCTTACCATCCACAAAAAGCATTATTACTCCTACAAGCCAACCTCAATCTCAGCCTTTGTCTTCAAAACCCAGTTCCAGTAAGGAATCATTTGCTCCGCTGGCAGAGCGTGTGCGACCCAAAGATCTTGAGGATTATGTGGGCCAGGACAAGGCAGTTGGGAAGGAAAGCATGCTGTATTCACTGTTGTCATCTGATCATATTCCTTCCGTCATACTTTGGGGGCCTCCAGGTTGTGGAAAG ACAACACTGGCCAGGATCATCGCCAACAATTGTCGCTCGCGAGGTAACGCCAAGTTTGTGTCCCTGTCTGCGGCTGTGTGTGGGGTCAACGAGGTCAAGGACACCATCAAGATCGCACGTAATGATCAGAAGATGTTTCGCAAGAAGACAGTGGTGTTCCTGGATGAAATACATCGCTTCAACAAAGCGCAACAG GATATTCTTCTTCCTCATGTGGAAGATGGCACAATAACGCTGATTGGAGCAACCACAGAGAATCCTTCATTCCAAGTGAACAGCGCTCTGCTTAGTCGCTGCCGTGTTATCGTGTTGGACAAGTTGGCAGCGGAAAGCATCCTCAGCATCTTACAGCGAGCGTTACCTTACATAGGAGCAGCAGTCATGGAGTCTGAAAGCATTCCCACAGCAGCTTCTGCAAATGA GTCAGAGGTGCATGTTGACAGCAAAGCTTTGGAGATGCTCTCCAACCTGGTGGACGGTGATGCAAGAGCTGCTCTGAATGGTCTGCAAATGGCGGTAGAGTCCAAGAAACCTAACGCATCCAAGGGGAGTTGCTGTGCAGAGCAGTTGAAGACAGGAGGCGGTCCTGGTGGTAATGTTGTCACAACAGAAGATATCAAAGAAGGGCTGCAGCGATCACATGTTTTGTATGATAAAACAG GGGAAGAGCACTACAACATCATTTCAGCACTTCACAAATCCATGCGCGGATCTGACCCAAGCGCTTCTCTGTACTGGTTAGCACGCATGTTGGAAGGAGGAGAGAATCCTTTGTACATTGCTCGACGCCTCATACGTTTTGCCAGTGAAGATGTCG GCCTGGCAGATCCCCAAGCACTGACACAAGCAGTTGCAGCCTACCAGGGATGTCATCTCATCGGTATGCCAGAGTGTGAG GTGTTGCTGGCACAGTGCGCAGTGTACCTGACCAGAGCACCAAAGTCTGTAGAGATCTACCAGGCCTATCAGAAAGCCAAGACCTGCGTTCGGCAGCAGCAGGGCCCACTACCCTCCGTACCTCTCCACCTCCGTAACGCCTCCACACGCCTGATGAAAAGCTTAG gctaCGCCAAAGGCTACAAGTACAACCCAAACTATGATGGGCCTGTTGACCAAGATTACTTTCCTGAAGAACTTGTGGGCACCGATTTCTTCTCATAA